From a region of the Hemibagrus wyckioides isolate EC202008001 linkage group LG06, SWU_Hwy_1.0, whole genome shotgun sequence genome:
- the LOC131353776 gene encoding putative C-type lectin domain family 20 member A, with translation MEQCLFILLFFTGFISLVLSVPHEYTLILQGKIWSDAQTYCRATHTDLAIIKSNEDLVQLQNEAQRQQFSSSAWIGLYNDINSWRWSMENEPLGTTRWEPGEPNNFLGRQECGAMSFLGWKDLNCTQTLPSICFDDRNTGNQRYISIPTLMTWPVAQAYCRLHHTDLASSRDATEDSVIAGLASGFTWIGLFRDSWKWTDKTNSSTLSWMIGKPDNALKHENCGYINNGQAVDAMCSDIMPFFCYTKVITGQQQIFKVKVQSKEPVNDPALKMAILEQINQKLKDPLRTEKISVKWCKQPDGVVFHKVKKEKNTTVDNEKCDL, from the exons ATGGAGCAGTGTCTTTTCATACTCCTGTTTTTCACAG GATTCATCTCTCTGGTCCTGTCTGTCCCTCATGAGTACACCCTGATCCTGCAGGGAAAAATCTGGAGTGATGCTCAGACTTACTGCAGAGCAACACATACTGACCTGGCTATCATCAAAAGTAATGAGGACCTGGTCCAACTTCAGAATGAAGCACAGAGACAACAATTCAGTTCCAGTGCTTGGATTGGACTTTACAATGACATCAACAGCTGGCGCTGGTCCATGGAAAATGAGCCACTGGGAACTACAAGATGGGAACCAGGTGAACCAAACAACTTTTTAGGACGTCAAGAGTGTGGTGCGATGTCTTTCTTGGGTTGGAAAGATCTGAACTGTACTCAAACTCTCCCCTCTATCTGTTTTGATG ACAGGAATACTGGAAATCAGAGGTACATTTCCATTCCTACTTTAATGACATGGCCTGTAGCTCAGGCTTACTGTAGACTGCATCACACAGACTTGGCCAGCTCCAGAGATGCAACTGAAGACTCAGTTATAGCAGGACTGGCCTCTGGCTTCACTTGGATTGGTCTATTCAGAGACTCCTGGAAGTGGACAGATAAAACTAATTCCTCTACTCTTAGCTGGATGATTGGAAAACCTGATAATGCCCTGAAGCATGAAAACTGTGGTTATATAAATAACGGTCAAGCTGTTGATGCAATGTGCTCAGACATAATGCCTTTCTTCTGTTATACCAaag TAATCACAGGACAACAACAAATTTTTAAAGTGAAAGTCCAGTCCAAGGAGCCTGTGAATGATCCTGCACTGAAGATGGCCATCTTGGAGCAG ATCAACCAGAAACTGAAGGATCCTTTGAGGACAGAGAAGATCTCAGTGAAATGGTGCAAACAACCAGATGGAGTTGTGTTTCACaaggtgaaaaaagaaaaaaatactacaGTAGACAATGAAAAGTGTGACCTCTAA